GGCTTAGTTATACAAACTTGACCCCTGCCAGGTACTACATCTATGTTAGGTAAAAGCTTTTTTGCAAAAGCATTAGTCGCCACAATAACCTTAGACGCATACAACAAATGCTCTTTGAGCTTAATTTGCACATAATCAGAATCAGGTATAATCTCTTGTACTTCTATTTGATTCCAAACGAATATTCCCATTTCTTGGGCAATTTTCCACAATGTAAAAACTAACTTACCTGAATGTATTAAACCTTCCGCAGGATTGTAAATTAAGTGCGCAACATTCCGAAAGCCAAATTTAGCAATATCCTCATCTTTGGGAATGTAGGTTTGCTTCAATTTTGTAATAGGTTCTAAAAGTGCGTTAATTCTATCTATTTGAGTAAGGTAGTACTGGTATTTTTTCTCTTCATCGTGTGTAAAGACTTCATACCCCCCTGTGGCTTGATACTCAATATCTTTACCTTTGACTATCTCAAATAACCTCTCTAACCCATTGAAACGCAAAGCTACCAAATCTAACATTGCGGATTGATTTTCTGCTTGTTCTTGTAGAAGTAATTCAGAAATACTACCAAAACAAGCTACACCTGCGTTGCGAGTACTTGCGCCCATTGGTAAAATACCTCTTTCAAGAACTAAAATATCTGCATCAGGATATTTATTTTTGAGTTCGTGGGCAGTAATTAGTCCCACAATACCGCTTCCTACAATAATAAAATCCCATTTTTTTTGCCAAAAAGCACTATCTTCCCAATATGATGCCGTGTACATGCCGTAAAATTAGCATTTTAACTTGTTTTTTAGACTAACCTGCATAATTTTGCATACATGGCATTAAAATTTTCAGAATATCCTTATCAAAGACCTGATATTCCTACCCTACAAAAAGAATTCTTTGACCTTTTAGACAAAATAAAAGCAGAAAGCAGCTTTTCAAAAGCAGTCGAATACATAAACCAACTTACAAAAATTCGCCAAGAATTTGAAACATTAGCTACTATTGCATCTATTCGCTACACTTTGGACACTCAAAATAGTATTTATCAAGCTGAACAAGACTTTTTTGACCACCAATACCCTATTTATCAAGGCTGGGTAATAGAGTTTTACAAAGTTTTACTCTCTCACTCATTAGCCGAGCAGCTCAAAGCTTATTACGGAAAGCAAATTTTTAGCTTGGCAGAATGTGCCATCAAAACCTTTGATGCCAGTATTATAGAACAGCTACAACAAGAAAACCAGTTAGTTAGTGAATACACCAAGTTAATTGCATCGGCACAAATAGAATTTGAAGGTAAAACGTACAATTTGACAGGTTTATCCCCTTTCATGCAGGATATTGACCGAGATAGGCGCATACATGCTCATAAGGCTTACCTTTCATTTTTTGAAGCTCATGCAGAAAAGTTGGATGAGCTTTTTGACAGGTTAGTCAGCATAAGGACAGAAATAGCCCAAAAATTAGGTTTTAACAACTTTGTCAATTTAGCTTATTTGAGGCTTTCGCGCGTAGACTACACAGAAAAAGAAGTTGCTTTGTACCGCAATTATATTCAGAAGCATGTAGTGCCAATTGCGGTAGAGCTACAAGAGCGCAAGCGCAAAAGATTAAACATAGACAAGCTCTATTTTTATGATGAAAAATTAAAATTCAAGTCGGGCAATCCCACGCCCAAAGGTAACCAGGATTGGATATTAGAGCAAGGCAGAACCATGTATCGAGAATTATCGCAAGAAACGAATGAATTCTTCACTTTTATGCAAGAACATGAATTAATGGATGTAGTTAATAGAAAAGGTAAAGCTTCGGGGGGCTATTGTACTTATTTAAGTGCTTATCAATCGCCATATATTTTTTCTAACTTCAACGGCACTACGCATGACGTAGAAGTACTTACTCATGAAGCAGGGCATGCTTTTCAAGTTTATTGCAGTAGAAATCAAATTTTGCCCGAGTATTATTTTCCCACTTATGAAGCTTGTGAAATTCACTCTATGGGCATGGAATTCATCACTTGGAATTGGATGGAGCTTTTTTTCAAGGAAGATACGCCGAAATTTAAGTTTGACCATATTAGCAGTGCGTTAATTTTTTTACCTTATGCTGCAATGGTAGATGAGTTTCAACATATTGTATATCAAAATCCGAGTTTTACGCCTAAAAACCGCAAGGAAGCATGGCAAGAGTTAGAAAAGAAATACATTCCGTATAGGGACTACGATGGTATGCCCTTTGCGAGCGAAGGGGGAATATGGCAAGCACAAAGCCATATTTATGCTAATCCTTTTTATTACATAGATTATGCTTTAGCGCAAATTTGTGCCTTGCAGTATTGGAAGTGGTATCAAGAAAATCCGCAAGCGGCTTGGCAAAGTTATTTGAGGTTATGCCGAGCAGGCGGAAGTAAATCTTTTTTAGAGTTAGTAGCTTTGGCAGAGTTAAACTCACCATTTGATGAAAATACTATTGAATCCGTAACGAGATACGCATATAATTGGCTATCGGGGATAGATGATAGTCAATTTTAGTGGATATATTTTTTTGGGCGTGCCCTTGCCCACACTTCGCTTGCGCTTGTGTGGGCAAGGTCGGCGTGCTACGGGCTACGCTAACGCTTCGGTGCTGCGCTTCGCTCCGCACCGTGCTAACGCACGCCCTCCGCATGCCTCACGCAAGGGATCTCTGAAAAATTCATTTCTCTGTAAGTTATGCAAGGTTTTAACTTGTAAGTACTTGTACTTCAAGCTCACACAAGGTAAAGACATAATTGCAAAGGTTATCTGCGTGAGGGGCATGGAGCATGCCGTTAGGCAGTGCGAAGCGTTAGCGAAGCACCGAAGCGAAGCGCAGTGCGGAATGCCCCGACCCTTGCGTCAGCAAGGGGCACGCCCAAAAAATAATATAAAAATTCTACTTTATTTTTTCATCGCTTTGCTTCTACCTGCAATAATAGCTTTTGAGGTCCTCTTGGTAACATCTTGTAAAGCACTGCTAATAGCCCCCTTTTTGTTCAATATACGCATTTCAGAAATACCTGTTTCTAATCCCAACATAATAAGTGTGTTGTTTTTAACATCATACACTTGTATTTCACCTTCAATAATTACTCTTTCCCTTTCGTTGAAAGCACCTTCATCTTTTTTATATCCATACACAGGAATAAGGTTCTTTTTCGCATTAAACTTCACAGTTTTGACTAAAATTAAATAGTCATAGTTCATTTTAGCCAAGCGCTGAAAAGGTTTTTGCTCTGAAAAAAGGTTTTTTAGTTTAGTGTATGTTTCTATAAAAGTACTATCCAATGGAGGAAAAATAGTTATTTCAACGGTAGACTTTTTTTGTTTTTTAACCTGCTTTTGAATTTGCTTGGCAAGTTCAGTCAAGTAGTTAGCTGATAAAATGGTCGTGTATTGTTCTTTGGGCACTTTACTTCCAAGATATTTTTGTAAAGTGCGTTCATTTACGGTATATTCTACATCGGAAGGCATCTGCATCAAAGCAATTCTTTTTTGAGAAAAATCTACTCGCTCGCGTACATCCAAAAAAGATTTATGGGCACAGGAAGACAAAAAAATCATCAGTGTGAGAGTGAGTAGCCATATTGAAGCTTGGCTTACGTTCATAATTCAAAATTATACTTTTTTATTGTATCCAAAAATAATTTTCATTGATGTAAAATCTATTCTAAATGCTTCATTGTGCGTTTGAGGTATATCTATCCAAGATAAACTTAACCGAAGACACTAAAATATATCCTATGATAGTGCTAGATAAGCCAGCCCATCCA
The Bacteroidia bacterium genome window above contains:
- a CDS encoding M3 family oligoendopeptidase; this encodes MALKFSEYPYQRPDIPTLQKEFFDLLDKIKAESSFSKAVEYINQLTKIRQEFETLATIASIRYTLDTQNSIYQAEQDFFDHQYPIYQGWVIEFYKVLLSHSLAEQLKAYYGKQIFSLAECAIKTFDASIIEQLQQENQLVSEYTKLIASAQIEFEGKTYNLTGLSPFMQDIDRDRRIHAHKAYLSFFEAHAEKLDELFDRLVSIRTEIAQKLGFNNFVNLAYLRLSRVDYTEKEVALYRNYIQKHVVPIAVELQERKRKRLNIDKLYFYDEKLKFKSGNPTPKGNQDWILEQGRTMYRELSQETNEFFTFMQEHELMDVVNRKGKASGGYCTYLSAYQSPYIFSNFNGTTHDVEVLTHEAGHAFQVYCSRNQILPEYYFPTYEACEIHSMGMEFITWNWMELFFKEDTPKFKFDHISSALIFLPYAAMVDEFQHIVYQNPSFTPKNRKEAWQELEKKYIPYRDYDGMPFASEGGIWQAQSHIYANPFYYIDYALAQICALQYWKWYQENPQAAWQSYLRLCRAGGSKSFLELVALAELNSPFDENTIESVTRYAYNWLSGIDDSQF
- a CDS encoding FAD-binding oxidoreductase; the encoded protein is MYTASYWEDSAFWQKKWDFIIVGSGIVGLITAHELKNKYPDADILVLERGILPMGASTRNAGVACFGSISELLLQEQAENQSAMLDLVALRFNGLERLFEIVKGKDIEYQATGGYEVFTHDEEKKYQYYLTQIDRINALLEPITKLKQTYIPKDEDIAKFGFRNVAHLIYNPAEGLIHSGKLVFTLWKIAQEMGIFVWNQIEVQEIIPDSDYVQIKLKEHLLYASKVIVATNAFAKKLLPNIDVVPGRGQVCITKPIPNLRLKGAFHYQEGYFYFRNADNNRVLIGGGRNLDFKREETYEFGFTELVQNTLITLLKEMILPDTKFEIEYWWSGIMGFGQEKAPIIQEVMPNVYCAVRMSGMGVAIGSKVAQRVASLV